A stretch of Sphingorhabdus sp. YGSMI21 DNA encodes these proteins:
- a CDS encoding carotenoid oxygenase family protein: protein MDQVKVTLEPNDHPYRNGAWTPVFEELDTDALEIIGTIPADIDGLYVRNTENPVHDSIGRYHPFDGDGMIHTIRLRNGKAHYRNRFVRTEGFEAEQEEGGPLWVGIMGKPDDSKRRGWGAHGSVKDSSSTDVVVHAGAILSTFYQCGEGYRLDPETLETLGTADWVPEDGISAHPKVDEATGELLFFNYSTTAPYLHYGVVGPDNALKHFVSIELPGARLPHDMAFTENFAIFNDCPLYWKPELIERNLYIPAYHPDEPTRFGIIPRMGQPEDIKWFDAKPTYVLHWTNAYEKGDEVVLDGYFQNEPVPAPLTDFPAGYESMGASIDLHSFKPELHRWRFNLKTGETREETLFDDYPVEFGMINQQIAGKPYRYVYSVTGEPGWFLFNGLTKHDLETGEAEHLSFGEQRFGSEAPFIPRANPQSEDDGYLISFITDMAQDRSECIIIDAQDIAAGPVCTIILPHRISSGTHATWASAEQIGK from the coding sequence GTGGATCAGGTGAAGGTAACGCTGGAACCGAATGACCACCCCTATCGCAACGGTGCCTGGACTCCGGTTTTCGAGGAACTGGACACAGATGCACTCGAGATAATCGGGACGATTCCGGCCGATATCGACGGACTCTATGTCCGCAACACCGAGAATCCGGTGCACGACAGCATCGGCCGATATCACCCCTTTGACGGTGACGGGATGATCCATACGATCCGCCTGCGCAACGGCAAGGCGCACTATCGCAACCGCTTCGTCCGGACCGAAGGCTTCGAGGCCGAGCAGGAAGAAGGCGGCCCTTTGTGGGTCGGGATCATGGGCAAGCCCGATGATTCAAAACGCAGGGGCTGGGGCGCGCATGGCAGCGTCAAGGACAGCAGCTCTACCGATGTCGTCGTCCACGCCGGCGCGATCCTCTCGACCTTCTATCAATGCGGTGAAGGCTATCGGCTCGATCCGGAAACGCTCGAAACGCTGGGCACGGCGGACTGGGTTCCTGAGGACGGCATTTCCGCTCACCCGAAGGTCGACGAGGCCACCGGCGAATTGCTGTTCTTCAACTATTCGACCACGGCGCCCTATCTCCATTATGGCGTCGTCGGGCCGGACAATGCGCTCAAGCATTTTGTGTCCATCGAACTGCCCGGCGCGCGCCTGCCGCACGATATGGCGTTCACCGAGAATTTTGCCATTTTCAACGACTGCCCGCTCTACTGGAAACCGGAACTGATCGAGCGGAATCTCTATATCCCCGCTTATCATCCCGACGAGCCCACCCGCTTCGGGATTATTCCGCGCATGGGCCAGCCGGAGGATATAAAATGGTTCGACGCGAAGCCAACCTACGTCCTCCACTGGACCAATGCCTATGAAAAGGGCGATGAAGTGGTGCTCGACGGCTATTTCCAGAATGAACCGGTGCCGGCACCGCTGACCGATTTCCCGGCGGGCTATGAAAGCATGGGCGCGAGCATCGACCTGCACAGTTTCAAACCCGAATTGCACCGCTGGCGCTTCAATTTGAAAACCGGCGAGACCCGCGAGGAGACATTGTTCGACGACTATCCCGTCGAATTCGGGATGATCAACCAGCAGATCGCCGGCAAACCCTATCGCTATGTCTATAGCGTCACCGGCGAGCCGGGCTGGTTCCTGTTCAACGGGCTGACGAAGCATGATCTCGAGACCGGCGAAGCGGAACATCTGAGTTTTGGCGAGCAGCGGTTCGGATCGGAAGCGCCATTCATTCCGCGCGCAAATCCGCAGTCAGAGGATGACGGCTATCTGATCAGCTTCATCACCGATATGGCGCAGGACCGGTCGGAATGTATCATCATTGACGCGCAGGATATTGCGGCGGGCCCGGTCTGCACGATCATCTTGCCGCACCGGATCAGCAGCGGCACCCATGCCACATGGGCTTCGGCGGAGCAGATAGGGAAGTAA
- the ruvB gene encoding Holliday junction branch migration DNA helicase RuvB yields the protein MSEVESERMVSSERKVEDIDAALRPKTLDEFIGQEAARGNLRVFIEAAKGRSEALDHVLFFGPPGLGKTTLAQIIARELGVGFRATSGPVIAKSGDLAALLTNLEEGDVLFIDEIHRLNPVVEEVLYPAMEDRALDLIIGEGPSARSVRIDLPQFTLIGATTRQGLLTTPLRDRFGIPVRLNFYTTEELEQVVHRAARLLDLDIAPDGATEVARRARGTPRIAGRLLRRVRDFANVAGTRLVDRKIADESLVRLEVDSIGLDAMDRRYLYMIADVYKGGPVGVETLAAGLSEPRDTVEEVIEPYLIQLGLIARTARGRTLNDRGWKHLGLTPPAGKEVDGELFD from the coding sequence ATGAGTGAAGTTGAGAGCGAACGGATGGTTTCCAGCGAACGCAAGGTCGAAGACATCGACGCCGCCCTGCGTCCGAAAACGCTCGACGAATTTATCGGGCAGGAAGCGGCGCGCGGCAATTTGCGGGTGTTTATCGAGGCGGCCAAGGGGCGTAGCGAGGCGCTGGATCATGTGCTGTTCTTTGGGCCTCCTGGCCTCGGCAAGACCACGCTGGCACAGATCATTGCACGGGAACTGGGCGTTGGCTTTCGCGCCACTTCCGGGCCCGTCATCGCCAAGTCCGGCGATCTTGCAGCGCTGCTGACCAATCTTGAAGAAGGCGATGTCCTGTTTATCGACGAGATTCACCGGCTCAATCCGGTGGTCGAGGAAGTCCTCTATCCGGCGATGGAAGATCGCGCGCTCGATCTGATCATCGGCGAAGGCCCCTCGGCGCGCTCGGTACGGATCGACCTGCCGCAATTCACCCTGATCGGCGCGACCACGCGCCAGGGCCTGCTGACCACGCCGCTGCGCGACCGTTTCGGCATACCGGTGCGGCTCAATTTCTATACCACCGAGGAACTGGAACAGGTCGTTCATCGCGCCGCGCGGCTTCTCGATCTCGATATTGCGCCCGATGGTGCCACCGAAGTGGCGCGCCGCGCACGGGGCACGCCGCGTATCGCCGGTCGCCTGCTCCGCCGGGTGCGGGATTTTGCCAATGTCGCGGGCACGAGACTGGTCGACCGGAAAATCGCTGATGAATCGCTCGTCCGTCTCGAAGTCGACAGCATCGGTCTCGACGCGATGGACCGGCGCTATCTCTACATGATTGCGGACGTCTACAAGGGCGGTCCGGTCGGTGTGGAGACGCTCGCTGCGGGCCTTTCGGAACCGCGGGACACGGTGGAGGAAGTGATCGAGCCCTATCTGATCCAGCTCGGCCTGATCGCCCGGACCGCGCGCGGCCGAACGCTGAATGATCGCGGGTGGAAACATCTCGGGCTGACGCCGCCTGCGGGGAAAGAGGTGGACGGAGAGTTGTTTGATTGA
- the ruvA gene encoding Holliday junction branch migration protein RuvA, producing MIAKLTGTIDEIGTDNIVLDVNGVGYLVFCSSRTIGAIGGKGDGATIYTEMQVSETDMRLMGFASGSERDWFRLLISVQGVGGKVALAILSALEPGEISRAVATGDKAMVSRANGVGPKLALRIVNELKDKVGGIATDPISGAGGAVHAPSNNSADAVSALQNLGFKPADASAAVAAADAEVGDGATLDALVRLALKKAAR from the coding sequence ATGATCGCAAAACTGACCGGCACCATCGACGAAATCGGCACGGACAATATCGTGCTCGACGTAAACGGCGTCGGCTATCTGGTCTTCTGCTCGTCGCGCACCATCGGCGCGATTGGCGGCAAGGGCGATGGCGCGACCATCTATACCGAGATGCAGGTCAGCGAGACCGACATGCGGCTGATGGGCTTTGCCAGCGGCTCGGAGCGCGACTGGTTCCGCCTGCTGATCTCGGTACAGGGCGTCGGCGGCAAGGTGGCGCTGGCGATATTGTCGGCATTGGAACCGGGAGAAATTTCGCGGGCCGTGGCGACCGGCGACAAGGCGATGGTTTCGCGGGCGAACGGGGTTGGTCCGAAACTGGCGCTGCGGATCGTCAATGAGCTGAAAGACAAGGTCGGCGGCATTGCGACCGATCCGATTAGTGGAGCAGGCGGCGCGGTCCACGCGCCATCGAACAACAGCGCTGATGCGGTGAGCGCGCTGCAGAATCTGGGCTTCAAACCGGCGGATGCGAGCGCGGCCGTAGCGGCGGCGGATGCCGAGGTCGGCGATGGCGCGACACTCGATGCGCTGGTGCGGCTGGCGTTGAAGAAGGCGGCGCGGTGA